A single region of the Streptomyces sp. NBC_00425 genome encodes:
- a CDS encoding RHS repeat-associated core domain-containing protein — protein sequence MNPFGIPRPPTGHGRRTGKQWSRRIAAATGLALLPGLLTPVAFAAGNDPLGRPHLEAPHATKVTAFTAKVNQKAAAEVRNAEKADRAAAARARHDQQRKVIWPTAGKASLTVPAKGAAEATPGSLPVSAAAAGTGNNASSIGVEVLDQKATAALGVDGVALKLTGPETGGSTRLDIDYSSFASAYGGDWAGRLQVQRLPDCALQNPTAARCHKRADLNSVNNRAKNRIAAPVSFATGGQTMLVAVAAGAKSGAGSYKATSLSASSTWEAGGSSGTFTWSYPLRVPPAAAGPAPDLSISYDSGAVDGQTANSNNQGSQVGTGFELTSSYVERKYGSCDDDGQDDKNDLCWKYDNASLVLNGKSTELVKDDITGRWRLKDDDASTVIHSTGADNGADKGEYWTVVTGNGTKYVFGLNKLSGAGAGDRTNSVWTVPVFGDDTGEPGYSEGSSFSDRDKTQAWRWNLDYVEDTHGNAMSYWYAAEHNSYDKLGDDNAGTDYVRGGYLREIRYGQRADTLFSGSPAASDKVVFSYGERCLASGSGCDSLTKDTRDNWPDVPFDAICKDGDKCTGNTGPTFFTRKRMTAITTYAWNAAASTPAFEAVDAWSLKHLYLDPGDTGDSTDESLWLDEIKHTGKRGTDLSLDPVRFSHVMMSNRVDGTDNILPLNKPRLKTVTSETGAQTIVTYLDADCTASGAKPKLDENSKRCYPVYWSPNGEKSPILDWFQKYPVSAVSTTDPQGGSEAVQHSYQYTGGGAWHYDENPFTPAKERTWSIWRGFQQVTHLTGVTGQTQSKQTTVYLRGMNGDRVLDSDGKTLDPDKRKTVTVSAVKAGGIIDSEQYAGFTRESVTYNGTTEVAGTVNDPWSKRTATQHKSYADTEAYYIRTAATHTRTNITSKLTPYDRVHTVKTTYDDYGMAQTVEDQGDDAVKDDEKCTRTWYARNDDKGINSLVSRVRTVAALCATTDASLDLPADSKRAGQLISDSATVYDDSTATTWAASQTPVKGEATWTGRVRGYGSDDTPIWQKIATTTYDTLGRLQLVKNTNGQKVSFTTYTPASAGPLTSTVVTDVKDYTTSTVLDFATGATLNVTDSNNKVTESEYDSLGRITRLWLPNRSKAIGRTPNYVYGYQVTSSGLSWTSTAALKYDGSGYNTAYELYDSLLRSRQVQTPTPQGGRLISQTLYDARGLAVSQQSDIWDNTSLPSAKPAQIDGGQAPIETDTTYDGAGRATKAVTKVHGVTRWTTDTTYAGDTVSTTAPTGGQATAVVTNALGQTSQRREYAGPNPTGTDYTTTDYTYTPAGQQETVTGPDQTKWSYTYDLFGRQVTTTDPDKGKSSAEYNELDQIVSTTPNDDASKKLLFEYDVLGRKTGMWQADKSDANKLAAWGFDEVAKGQQDTATRYDGGVSGKAYTQKVTAYDSMYRVTNSQLLLPDTEPLVSGGYINKTLSFTTGYNLDGTISQYSAPAAGGLAAETVSYTSNALGMQLTAKGTTGYLQGAAFSPQGDLRQLTLGKDPTSSAKKAYLNWDYEDGTRRLTRSYVTDDVHGYMPQELKFTQDDAGNVTSIFDATTQGGTAKADYQCFAYDGNRRMTEAWTPKAADCATSGRTTANLDGAAPYWTSYTFNTAGQRQTETQHAPAGDKTTTYVYDDSTADNRPHTLDKTTGDRSGAYRYDNSGNTTSRPGSSNQQTLDWNIEGNLTKLTEKTKETSYLYDAGGELLIRRAKGDGDTILYLGGGTELRLTAKGTTKTASGTRYYTANGQTIAVRTATSGVSGTKLSFLASDHHGTSSITLDAATYAATKRYSTPFGAPRGSKASWPDDKAFLGKPADDTTGLTHVGAREYDTTIGQFISVDPILALEQHQSLNGYSYAGNAPVTQSDPSGLCFADVCGVGTPKGDGSGNIITDGPIDPGHPGAGSCHHGSCGPVHYNETSSGTSHTNSSGNTNSGPRYSCSGVGPAERCQLVTGSDDSSTNAGNYLSSLVHNGDFWSGLIETVGGAFAEGGGMFLFASGVVECGTGVLCAAGAPSMAGGASLVVAGKPLIDSGSDKLGQAFREADGAASGGGGSGGAIAEKNGKAYERFLEEKLGGGGEFMENGRQFDGAYIDSVTGRGTWYEAKSGRFFEDTLKDPKRLSKFYSTEGQKAGIARDRGIPYQIITENPIPDQIANWLQKKGIPWTVMPQ from the coding sequence ATGAATCCCTTTGGCATACCCAGACCTCCCACAGGTCACGGGCGCAGGACCGGGAAGCAGTGGTCCCGGCGTATCGCCGCCGCAACCGGCCTGGCCCTGCTGCCGGGACTGCTGACCCCTGTCGCCTTCGCCGCGGGCAACGACCCGCTGGGCCGGCCACACCTGGAAGCCCCGCACGCCACCAAGGTCACTGCGTTCACCGCAAAGGTGAACCAAAAGGCTGCCGCCGAAGTACGCAACGCCGAAAAGGCCGACCGAGCGGCAGCCGCCAGGGCGCGGCACGATCAGCAGCGCAAGGTCATCTGGCCGACAGCCGGAAAGGCGTCACTGACCGTCCCCGCCAAGGGTGCCGCCGAGGCAACCCCCGGCTCACTGCCAGTCAGCGCTGCGGCTGCCGGCACGGGCAACAATGCCTCCTCCATCGGCGTAGAGGTTCTCGACCAGAAGGCCACCGCCGCACTCGGCGTAGACGGAGTCGCCCTCAAGCTCACCGGCCCCGAAACCGGCGGCAGCACACGCCTCGACATCGATTACTCGTCTTTCGCTTCCGCCTACGGCGGTGACTGGGCCGGCCGCCTCCAGGTCCAGCGCCTGCCCGACTGCGCTCTCCAGAATCCGACGGCAGCTCGGTGCCACAAGCGAGCTGACCTGAACTCGGTGAACAATCGTGCCAAGAACAGGATCGCGGCACCGGTGAGCTTCGCCACCGGTGGCCAGACGATGCTGGTCGCCGTCGCAGCGGGCGCGAAGTCCGGAGCCGGCAGCTACAAGGCGACCTCACTGTCTGCCTCCTCCACCTGGGAGGCCGGCGGCTCATCCGGCACGTTTACGTGGTCCTATCCCCTCAGAGTGCCGCCCGCCGCAGCCGGCCCGGCCCCGGACCTGTCGATCTCCTACGACTCCGGCGCTGTCGACGGCCAGACTGCGAACTCGAACAACCAGGGCAGCCAGGTAGGCACCGGCTTTGAACTGACCTCCTCCTATGTCGAGCGCAAGTACGGCTCCTGCGACGACGACGGCCAGGACGACAAGAACGACCTGTGCTGGAAGTACGACAACGCCTCGCTCGTCCTCAACGGCAAGTCCACCGAACTCGTCAAGGACGACATCACGGGCAGGTGGCGACTCAAGGACGACGACGCGTCCACCGTCATCCACTCCACCGGCGCCGACAACGGCGCTGACAAGGGCGAATACTGGACGGTCGTCACGGGCAACGGCACGAAGTACGTCTTCGGCCTGAACAAGCTCTCCGGCGCCGGTGCCGGCGACCGCACCAACTCGGTGTGGACCGTACCGGTTTTCGGAGACGACACCGGCGAGCCGGGGTACTCGGAAGGCAGTTCCTTCTCCGACCGCGACAAGACCCAGGCCTGGCGCTGGAACCTCGACTACGTCGAGGACACCCACGGCAACGCCATGTCCTACTGGTATGCCGCCGAGCACAACAGCTACGACAAGCTCGGCGACGACAATGCCGGCACCGACTACGTCCGCGGCGGGTACCTCAGAGAGATCCGCTACGGCCAGCGCGCAGACACTCTGTTCTCGGGCTCACCCGCAGCCTCGGACAAGGTGGTCTTCAGCTACGGCGAACGCTGTCTTGCCTCGGGCAGTGGCTGTGACTCGCTGACCAAAGACACCCGCGACAACTGGCCGGACGTGCCGTTCGACGCGATCTGCAAGGACGGCGACAAGTGCACCGGTAACACCGGCCCGACGTTCTTCACCCGCAAGCGCATGACCGCGATCACCACCTACGCGTGGAACGCGGCAGCATCCACCCCCGCCTTCGAGGCCGTGGACGCATGGTCGCTCAAGCACCTCTACCTCGACCCGGGCGACACAGGTGACTCCACGGACGAGTCGCTGTGGCTCGACGAGATCAAGCACACCGGCAAACGCGGCACCGACCTGTCCCTGGACCCCGTCCGGTTCAGCCACGTCATGATGTCCAACCGCGTCGACGGCACCGACAACATCCTCCCGCTGAACAAGCCCCGCCTGAAAACCGTCACCTCGGAGACCGGCGCGCAGACGATCGTCACCTACCTGGACGCCGACTGCACCGCCTCCGGTGCCAAGCCCAAGCTGGACGAGAACTCCAAGCGCTGCTACCCGGTCTACTGGTCGCCCAACGGCGAGAAGTCCCCGATTCTCGACTGGTTCCAGAAGTACCCGGTCAGCGCCGTCTCCACCACCGACCCCCAGGGCGGCTCCGAAGCCGTCCAGCACAGCTACCAGTACACCGGCGGCGGAGCCTGGCATTACGACGAAAACCCGTTCACGCCCGCCAAGGAACGCACCTGGTCCATCTGGCGCGGATTCCAGCAGGTCACCCATCTCACCGGCGTCACCGGACAGACACAGAGCAAGCAGACCACGGTCTACCTGCGCGGCATGAACGGCGACCGCGTACTCGACTCGGACGGCAAAACCCTCGACCCGGACAAGCGCAAAACCGTCACCGTCTCCGCCGTCAAGGCGGGCGGGATCATCGACTCGGAGCAGTACGCGGGCTTCACCCGTGAGTCCGTCACCTACAACGGCACCACTGAAGTGGCCGGCACCGTCAACGATCCCTGGTCGAAGAGGACTGCGACCCAGCACAAGTCATACGCCGACACCGAGGCGTACTACATCCGCACAGCAGCCACCCACACCCGCACCAACATCACCAGCAAGCTCACCCCGTACGACCGGGTGCATACGGTCAAGACGACCTACGACGACTACGGCATGGCCCAAACCGTCGAGGACCAAGGCGACGACGCCGTCAAGGATGACGAGAAATGCACCCGCACCTGGTATGCCCGTAACGACGACAAGGGCATCAACTCCCTCGTCTCCCGCGTCCGTACGGTAGCTGCTCTTTGCGCGACCACGGATGCGTCACTCGACCTGCCGGCCGACTCCAAGCGGGCTGGTCAGCTCATCTCCGACAGCGCAACCGTCTACGACGACAGCACGGCCACCACCTGGGCGGCGTCACAGACGCCCGTCAAAGGCGAAGCCACCTGGACCGGCCGGGTGAGGGGCTACGGCAGCGACGACACTCCCATCTGGCAGAAGATCGCGACGACGACCTACGACACGCTCGGCCGCCTTCAGCTCGTCAAGAACACCAACGGTCAGAAGGTCTCCTTCACCACCTACACGCCCGCATCGGCCGGCCCACTCACGTCGACGGTGGTCACCGACGTGAAGGATTACACGACGAGCACGGTCCTGGACTTCGCGACCGGTGCGACCCTCAACGTCACCGATTCCAACAACAAGGTCACAGAAAGCGAGTACGACAGCCTCGGCCGCATCACCAGACTCTGGCTGCCCAACCGCTCCAAGGCGATCGGAAGGACTCCGAACTACGTCTACGGCTACCAGGTCACCAGTTCCGGCCTGTCCTGGACCTCCACCGCGGCCCTCAAGTACGACGGGTCCGGTTACAACACCGCCTACGAGCTTTACGACTCCCTTCTGCGCTCACGCCAGGTCCAGACGCCGACCCCTCAGGGTGGCCGACTCATCTCCCAGACCCTCTACGACGCACGCGGTCTCGCGGTCAGCCAGCAGTCCGACATCTGGGACAACACCTCACTGCCCAGCGCCAAGCCCGCTCAGATAGACGGCGGTCAGGCCCCCATCGAGACCGATACGACGTACGACGGGGCGGGCCGGGCCACGAAGGCGGTGACGAAGGTCCACGGCGTCACCCGCTGGACGACGGACACCACCTACGCAGGCGACACCGTCTCCACCACCGCCCCGACCGGCGGACAGGCCACCGCCGTGGTCACCAACGCACTCGGTCAGACCAGCCAGCGCCGCGAGTACGCAGGTCCGAACCCGACCGGCACGGACTACACCACGACCGATTACACCTACACCCCGGCAGGCCAGCAGGAGACGGTCACCGGCCCCGACCAGACCAAGTGGTCCTACACCTACGACCTTTTCGGCCGCCAGGTCACCACGACAGACCCCGACAAGGGCAAGTCCAGCGCCGAGTACAACGAACTCGACCAGATCGTCAGCACCACCCCCAACGACGATGCCTCGAAGAAGCTGCTTTTCGAGTACGACGTCCTTGGCCGCAAGACCGGTATGTGGCAGGCCGACAAGAGTGATGCCAACAAGCTCGCCGCCTGGGGCTTCGACGAGGTGGCCAAGGGACAGCAGGACACCGCCACCCGCTACGACGGAGGCGTGAGCGGCAAGGCTTACACCCAGAAGGTCACCGCCTACGACTCGATGTACCGGGTGACCAACAGCCAGCTGCTTCTGCCCGACACCGAACCCCTCGTCTCCGGCGGGTACATAAACAAGACGCTGTCGTTCACCACGGGCTACAACCTCGACGGCACCATCAGCCAGTACTCCGCACCCGCCGCCGGCGGCCTTGCCGCCGAAACCGTCTCCTACACCTCCAACGCGCTGGGGATGCAGCTCACCGCGAAGGGCACCACCGGCTACCTGCAGGGTGCCGCCTTCTCCCCGCAGGGCGACCTGCGCCAGCTCACGCTGGGCAAGGACCCCACGTCCTCGGCGAAGAAGGCCTACCTCAACTGGGACTACGAGGACGGAACTCGCCGCCTGACCCGTTCCTACGTCACCGACGACGTCCACGGCTATATGCCGCAGGAGCTGAAGTTCACCCAGGACGACGCGGGCAACGTCACTTCCATCTTCGACGCCACCACCCAGGGCGGCACCGCCAAGGCCGACTACCAGTGCTTCGCCTACGACGGCAACCGCCGCATGACCGAAGCCTGGACACCCAAAGCCGCCGACTGCGCAACGTCCGGTCGAACCACTGCCAACCTCGACGGCGCCGCCCCGTACTGGACGTCGTACACGTTCAACACCGCGGGCCAGCGCCAGACGGAAACCCAGCACGCCCCGGCCGGTGACAAGACCACCACGTACGTCTACGACGACTCCACAGCCGACAACAGACCTCACACCCTCGACAAGACGACCGGCGACCGCTCCGGCGCCTACCGCTACGACAACAGCGGCAACACCACATCGCGCCCCGGCTCCTCCAACCAGCAGACCCTTGACTGGAACATCGAGGGCAATCTGACCAAGCTCACCGAGAAAACCAAGGAGACCAGCTACCTCTACGACGCCGGCGGCGAACTCCTCATCCGCCGCGCCAAGGGTGACGGCGACACCATCCTCTACCTGGGCGGCGGCACGGAACTCCGCCTGACCGCCAAGGGGACCACGAAGACCGCCTCCGGCACCCGCTACTACACGGCCAACGGCCAGACCATCGCCGTCCGCACCGCCACCTCCGGGGTCTCCGGCACAAAGCTCAGCTTCCTCGCCTCCGACCACCACGGCACCTCCAGCATCACCCTCGACGCCGCCACCTACGCGGCCACCAAGCGCTACAGCACCCCGTTCGGCGCACCACGCGGCAGCAAGGCATCGTGGCCGGACGACAAAGCATTCCTCGGCAAGCCGGCCGACGACACAACCGGCCTCACTCACGTCGGCGCCCGCGAGTACGACACCACCATCGGCCAGTTCATCAGCGTCGACCCGATCCTTGCGCTGGAACAACACCAGTCACTCAACGGGTACAGCTATGCCGGCAACGCCCCGGTCACTCAGTCCGACCCAAGTGGCCTCTGCTTTGCAGACGTCTGTGGCGTCGGTACCCCCAAGGGTGACGGTTCCGGGAATATCATCACGGACGGCCCTATCGACCCGGGACACCCGGGTGCCGGCAGCTGCCACCACGGTAGCTGTGGCCCAGTCCACTACAACGAGACCAGCAGCGGCACGTCGCACACAAACAGCTCCGGCAACACGAACAGCGGTCCGCGCTACTCCTGCAGTGGAGTGGGCCCCGCCGAACGATGCCAGCTCGTCACGGGGTCGGACGACTCCAGCACGAACGCCGGCAACTACCTGTCGAGCCTCGTCCATAACGGGGACTTCTGGTCCGGGCTGATCGAGACGGTTGGCGGCGCCTTCGCCGAAGGCGGCGGGATGTTCCTCTTCGCCTCCGGTGTCGTCGAGTGCGGAACGGGTGTCCTGTGCGCGGCCGGTGCTCCGTCCATGGCCGGAGGAGCCTCCCTTGTCGTGGCCGGCAAGCCACTCATCGACTCGGGGTCGGACAAGCTGGGTCAGGCGTTCAGGGAGGCCGACGGCGCTGCGTCCGGCGGCGGTGGGAGCGGCGGAGCCATCGCCGAGAAGAATGGCAAGGCCTACGAGCGGTTCCTCGAGGAGAAGCTGGGCGGTGGCGGAGAGTTCATGGAGAACGGCCGCCAGTTCGACGGCGCGTACATCGACTCGGTCACCGGCCGCGGCACCTGGTACGAGGCAAAGTCCGGAAGGTTCTTCGAGGATACGCTCAAGGACCCCAAGCGACTGAGCAAGTTCTACTCCACGGAAGGGCAGAAGGCGGGGATCGCCCGGGATCGCGGAATTCCCTACCAGATCATCACCGAAAATCCGATTCCGGATCAGATCGCCAACTGGCTACAGAAGAAGGGAATTCCGTGGACCGTGATGCCGCAATAG
- a CDS encoding SCO4402 family protein, producing the protein MNDVELPEMRKSVLSAVHALSDEGYQRRVWIRKEYPDEGYYDDFETNLHILFDDTPVLDDPESSVGMILRS; encoded by the coding sequence GTGAACGATGTCGAACTGCCGGAAATGCGGAAGAGTGTACTCTCCGCCGTCCATGCTCTATCAGATGAGGGCTACCAGCGGCGGGTGTGGATTCGCAAGGAGTATCCCGATGAAGGTTACTATGATGACTTCGAAACGAACCTTCACATCCTTTTCGATGACACCCCGGTGCTCGATGACCCTGAATCGTCGGTCGGGATGATTCTGAGAAGTTGA
- a CDS encoding SigE family RNA polymerase sigma factor, translated as MGQVRADEYAEFAAARARHLYRSACLLTAGDTHLAEDLVQETLGRLYVRWGRVSRVDNPAGYAQTVLTRTFLAHQRKRSNREQAVDVFPDLPDGRGADASLRLTLVQALGRLPAKDRAVVVLRYWEDRSIEETADAMNASSAAVRTRCSRALGRLRQLLGEDMSEYARP; from the coding sequence ATGGGGCAGGTCCGCGCGGACGAGTACGCCGAGTTCGCGGCGGCGCGGGCCCGGCATCTGTACCGGTCGGCGTGTCTGCTCACCGCCGGGGACACACACCTCGCCGAGGATCTGGTTCAGGAGACCCTCGGCAGGCTGTACGTCCGCTGGGGGCGGGTGTCCCGGGTCGACAACCCGGCCGGGTATGCGCAGACCGTCCTCACCCGCACCTTCCTCGCGCACCAGCGCAAGCGAAGCAACCGCGAGCAGGCCGTGGACGTGTTCCCCGACCTGCCCGACGGCAGGGGCGCCGACGCCTCGCTGCGGCTGACGCTGGTGCAGGCCCTCGGGCGGCTGCCCGCCAAGGACCGGGCCGTCGTGGTGCTGCGGTACTGGGAGGACCGCTCGATCGAGGAGACCGCCGACGCCATGAACGCCAGCTCGGCGGCCGTGCGCACGCGCTGCTCGCGTGCCCTCGGACGGCTGCGGCAGCTGCTCGGCGAGGACATGAGCGAGTACGCCCGGCCCTGA
- a CDS encoding Nramp family divalent metal transporter: protein MADTTGPPTGHTTDTEAPTGTDRTPRKSSWKYIGPGIVVAATGVGAGDLVATLIAGSNFGYTLLWAAVVGCLVKISLAEAAGRWHLSTGRTLFDGWAGLGRWTTWFFGVYLVVWGFVYGAAAMSSSALPLQALFPDVMGLKSWAVACGLIGLVFVWFNKYAVFEKVMTVLVGVMFVVTVYLAVRVTPNLGDAFAGLLPVLPDEKDSVLNTLGLIGGVGGTITLAAYGYWVNAKGWTNTGWMKVMRLDNRVAYLTTGVFVVAMLFVGAELLHSANVSIASGDKGLVQLSDILEAKYGAATAEFFLIGFFATSFTSLIGVWHGVSLMFADFYARLRGGSDTTGTEVASGERERSWPFRAYLLWLTFPPIVLLFQGQPFRLVILYGVLGAAFLPFLAGTLLWLLNSSRTPSEWRNGLLSNAMLVLAGLLFLVLCVKQIWDQPWSEFF from the coding sequence ATGGCGGACACCACGGGACCCCCCACGGGCCACACCACGGACACCGAGGCACCGACCGGCACCGACCGGACCCCCAGAAAGTCCAGTTGGAAGTACATCGGACCCGGCATCGTGGTCGCGGCGACCGGCGTCGGCGCCGGCGACCTCGTGGCCACCCTCATCGCGGGCAGCAACTTCGGCTACACCCTGCTCTGGGCGGCCGTCGTCGGCTGCCTGGTCAAGATCTCCCTCGCCGAGGCGGCCGGCCGCTGGCACCTGTCCACCGGCCGCACCCTCTTCGACGGCTGGGCCGGGCTCGGCCGTTGGACGACCTGGTTCTTCGGCGTCTACCTGGTCGTCTGGGGCTTCGTCTACGGCGCGGCGGCGATGTCGTCGAGCGCGTTGCCGCTGCAGGCGCTGTTCCCGGACGTGATGGGCCTCAAGTCGTGGGCCGTCGCCTGTGGCCTGATCGGCCTGGTGTTCGTCTGGTTCAACAAGTACGCCGTCTTCGAGAAGGTCATGACGGTCCTGGTGGGCGTCATGTTCGTGGTCACGGTGTACCTGGCGGTCCGCGTCACCCCGAACCTCGGCGACGCCTTCGCCGGCCTGCTGCCGGTCCTGCCGGACGAAAAGGACTCCGTCCTCAACACCCTCGGCCTGATCGGCGGCGTGGGCGGCACCATCACGCTGGCCGCGTACGGCTACTGGGTGAACGCCAAGGGCTGGACCAACACGGGCTGGATGAAGGTCATGCGGCTGGACAACCGCGTCGCGTACCTCACGACCGGTGTCTTCGTCGTCGCCATGCTCTTCGTCGGCGCGGAGCTGCTGCACTCGGCGAACGTGTCGATCGCGAGCGGCGACAAGGGGCTCGTCCAGCTCAGCGACATCCTGGAGGCGAAGTACGGCGCGGCGACCGCCGAGTTCTTCCTCATCGGCTTCTTCGCGACGTCCTTCACCTCCCTGATCGGCGTCTGGCACGGGGTGAGCCTGATGTTCGCCGACTTCTACGCCCGCCTGCGCGGCGGCAGCGACACGACCGGCACGGAGGTCGCCTCCGGCGAGCGGGAACGCTCCTGGCCCTTCCGGGCGTACCTGCTCTGGCTGACGTTCCCGCCGATCGTGCTGCTCTTCCAGGGCCAGCCGTTCCGCCTGGTCATCCTCTACGGCGTGCTGGGCGCAGCCTTCCTGCCGTTCCTCGCGGGCACCCTGCTGTGGCTGCTCAACTCCTCGCGCACGCCCAGCGAATGGCGCAACGGGCTGCTGAGCAACGCGATGCTGGTGTTGGCGGGACTGCTGTTCCTGGTGCTGTGCGTCAAGCAGATCTGGGACCAGCCCTGGTCGGAGTTCTTCTGA
- a CDS encoding M14 family metallopeptidase, translated as MRLRIRRSGARSTVLAALLALALAAPFSAVTDASAGGARKPAPSADDIRQYEIHVHHSTPQLRTAIAASGVSVDEADEETVVVSGRAEQIGRLRAQGYTVSPLGAAPDRVAEDEVRLFDFPSADSKYHNYAEMTAEIDQRVAARPDIMSKRVIGRSYQGRDIVAVKISDNVAVDEAEPEVLFTHHQHAREHLTVEMALYLMRELSAGYGTDSRITDMVNGREIWIVPDLNPDGGEYDIATGSYRSWRKNRQPNSGSSYVGTDLNRNWDFKWGCCGGSSGSKSSETYRGASAESAPEVKVVADFVRSRVVGGRQQITAGIDFHTYSELVLWPFGYTYSDTATGMSADDNAAFKAVGQKMAASNGYTAEQSSDLYITDGSIDDYLWGTQKIFSYTFEMYPSSGSGGGFYPPDEVIERETSRNRDAVLQLLENADCMYRSIGKQAQYCS; from the coding sequence ATGCGACTGCGCATCCGCAGGAGCGGTGCGAGAAGCACCGTCCTCGCCGCCCTGCTGGCCCTCGCCCTGGCCGCGCCGTTCTCGGCCGTCACCGACGCGTCGGCGGGCGGCGCCCGAAAACCGGCGCCGTCCGCCGACGACATCCGCCAGTACGAGATCCACGTCCACCACAGCACCCCGCAGCTGCGCACCGCGATCGCCGCCTCCGGGGTGAGCGTGGACGAGGCCGACGAGGAGACCGTCGTGGTCTCCGGCCGGGCCGAGCAGATCGGGAGGCTGCGGGCCCAGGGGTACACGGTCTCGCCTCTGGGCGCGGCGCCGGACCGGGTCGCCGAGGACGAGGTACGGCTCTTCGACTTCCCGTCCGCCGACTCGAAGTACCACAACTACGCCGAGATGACGGCGGAGATCGACCAGCGCGTCGCCGCCCGCCCGGACATCATGAGCAAGCGCGTCATCGGCAGGTCGTACCAGGGCCGGGACATCGTGGCCGTCAAGATCAGCGACAACGTGGCCGTCGACGAGGCCGAGCCGGAGGTGCTGTTCACCCACCACCAGCACGCCCGCGAGCACCTCACCGTGGAGATGGCCCTGTATCTGATGCGCGAGCTGAGCGCCGGGTACGGCACCGACTCCCGGATCACCGACATGGTCAACGGGCGCGAGATCTGGATCGTCCCCGACCTCAACCCGGACGGCGGCGAGTACGACATCGCCACCGGCTCCTACCGGTCGTGGCGCAAGAACCGGCAGCCCAACTCCGGTTCCTCGTACGTCGGGACGGACCTCAACCGGAACTGGGACTTCAAGTGGGGGTGCTGCGGCGGCTCTTCCGGCAGCAAGTCCTCCGAGACCTACCGGGGCGCGTCCGCCGAGTCCGCGCCCGAGGTGAAGGTCGTCGCGGACTTCGTGCGCAGCCGGGTCGTGGGCGGCCGGCAGCAGATCACCGCCGGCATCGACTTCCACACCTACAGCGAGCTGGTGCTGTGGCCGTTCGGCTACACGTACTCCGACACGGCGACCGGGATGAGCGCGGACGACAACGCCGCGTTCAAGGCCGTCGGGCAGAAGATGGCCGCGAGCAACGGGTACACCGCCGAGCAGTCCAGCGACCTCTACATCACCGACGGCTCGATCGACGACTATCTCTGGGGCACGCAGAAGATCTTCTCGTACACCTTCGAGATGTACCCGTCGTCCGGTTCGGGAGGCGGTTTCTACCCGCCCGACGAGGTCATCGAGCGGGAGACCTCCCGTAACCGGGACGCGGTGCTGCAACTGCTGGAGAACGCGGACTGTATGTACCGGTCGATCGGCAAGCAGGCGCAGTACTGCAGCTAG
- a CDS encoding RidA family protein, with translation MTEKTALTPGTHTTPPAKFSHGVKKGNILQVAGQVGFLPAEPGRPPTPAGPGLREQTLQTLANVRSILEEGGAGWDDVMMIRVYLTDTGHFAEFKELYDAYFDEQDLTGPPAARTTVYVGLPAGLLVEIDALAVLG, from the coding sequence ATGACCGAGAAGACCGCGCTCACCCCCGGCACCCACACCACCCCGCCCGCGAAGTTCTCGCACGGCGTGAAGAAGGGGAACATCCTCCAGGTGGCGGGCCAGGTCGGCTTCCTGCCCGCCGAGCCGGGCCGGCCCCCGACGCCGGCCGGTCCCGGCCTGCGCGAGCAGACCCTGCAGACCCTCGCCAACGTCAGGTCGATCCTGGAGGAGGGCGGCGCGGGCTGGGACGACGTGATGATGATCCGCGTCTACCTGACCGACACCGGGCACTTCGCCGAGTTCAAAGAGTTGTACGACGCGTACTTCGACGAGCAGGACCTCACCGGTCCGCCCGCGGCCCGCACGACGGTCTACGTCGGCCTGCCGGCGGGCCTGCTCGTCGAGATCGACGCGCTCGCCGTCCTCGGCTGA